One region of Arvicola amphibius chromosome 3, mArvAmp1.2, whole genome shotgun sequence genomic DNA includes:
- the Ciao2a gene encoding cytosolic iron-sulfur assembly component 2A yields MERVSGLLSWTLSRVLWLSGFSEQGAARQPRTMEEKALEVYDLIRTIRDPEKPNTLEELEVVTESCVEVQEINEEDCLVIIKFTPTAPHCSLATLIGLCLRVKLQRCLPFKHKLEIYISEGTHSTEEDINKQINDKERVAAAMENPNLREIVEQCVLEPD; encoded by the exons ATGGAGCGAGTGTCCGGGCTGCTCTCCTGGACGCTGAGCAGGGTCCTATGGCTCTCAGGCTTTTCTGAGCAGGGAGCTGCCCGGCAGCCCCGGACCATGGAAGAGAAAGCGCTAGAGGTTTATG ATTTGATTCGAACTATCCGGGACCCAGAAAAGCCCAATACTTTAGAAGAACTGGAAGTGGTGACGGAGAGTTGTGTGGAGGTtcaggaaataaatgaagaagacTGCTTGGTTATTATCAAGTTCACACCAACAGCACCTCATTGCTCTCTGGCAACTCTTATTG GACTGTGCTTAAGAGTAAAACTTCAGCGGTGTCTGCCGTTCAAACACAAG TTGGAAATCTACATTTCTGAAGGAACTCACTCTACGGAAGAAGACA TCAACAAGCAGATAAATGACAAAGAGCGCGTGGCAGCTGCAATGGAGAACCCTAACCTGCGGGAAATCGTGGAGCAGTGCGTCCTTGAGCCGGACTGA